GATTGACGGTGGGGCGTGCCCGTCCGCAGAAGGGACATTGAAAGTCGGTAAATTCGATGACCGTAACAGGGGCATTGTTCGGCCCGATGGTGGGGGCATCTCCTTTTTCAACTTTGACTCTTGTTACGGGAGGAGCAATCAGTTTTGTTTCAATTTTGGCATCTTGTTTTAGTTTGGCCAAAAATTGTTCTTTCTGGATATTTTTCCGGTTTTGTTTGAGAGAATTGGCAATTTGGGGTTTGAGTTTGTCGAAGGTTTCATTCCCGAAATGTTCTTTGTTGGCATCATAGATGGCTTGAATTTCCTGATCGGTTGGTTCTGTGACGGCCACTTCCACTTCCTGCTTTACCAATTCATCAACGGAAACTTTCTTCTTTGCGGCGGCAGTTTCCAAAAGACGCTGATCGATTAAATCATCCAGAGCTCCTTTGCGCATTTCATAAACCTGCTTGGCAATTCTTCCGCCGGCGGATTGGTCAATTTCCGTAATGGTGATGGTTTGTCCGTTGACGATTGCGGCGGCATCGCCTCCGAAATTT
This genomic stretch from Deltaproteobacteria bacterium harbors:
- a CDS encoding thioredoxin domain-containing protein, which encodes MKKITISLFCIMGLLACSKNFGGDAAAIVNGQTITITEIDQSAGGRIAKQVYEMRKGALDDLIDQRLLETAAAKKKVSVDELVKQEVEVAVTEPTDQEIQAIYDANKEHFGNETFDKLKPQIANSLKQNRKNIQKEQFLAKLKQDAKIETKLIAPPVTRVKVEKGDAPTIGPNNAPVTVIEFTDFQCPFCGRARPTVNQILETYKDKVQYVLRDFPLSFHQDAMPAHMAAHCAGEQGKYWEYSKILFGNQTALKSDKLKEYLKQVGLDTKKFDECVASNKYAATIQKNIDEASKAGVTGTPSFFINGIMISGAQPFPKFKEIIDAELKK